One Lampris incognitus isolate fLamInc1 chromosome 14, fLamInc1.hap2, whole genome shotgun sequence DNA window includes the following coding sequences:
- the LOC130123683 gene encoding interferon-inducible GTPase 5-like, whose protein sequence is MENRFKNEPTQEIAEALQNNDPASAAQKIQEYLKQQENIPLNIAVTGDSGSGKSTFVNAFRGIDNRDEGAAPTGCVETTMEVTPYPHPSYPNVVLWDLPGIGTTKFPAEKYLKYVGFEKFDFFIIISADRFTENDVKLALAIQKMGKMLYFVRSKIDNNLRDEERSQRDFNQVETLDKIRKYCCKGLQDNGMKSAKVFLISNFDVGLYDFQLLEDTLEKELPKHKRDALLFAIPNINEGILNKRREAFQAKIKYYASLSALIAVAPVPGLSFAVDTSILVTVILQYVLGFGLDKNSLQKLARSTKTPLDDLKAVMRSPFVLKEINKEMIIKALTTSASGIALSVAEEVARFIPLFGIAAASALSFKTTYSFLHNCLAALAKDAQNVLMKALKVNP, encoded by the exons ATGGAAAATCGTTTCAAAAATGAACCAACACAAGAAATAGCAGAGGCACTTCAGAACAATGATCCTGCTTCAGCTGCTCAGAAGATCCAAGAGTATTTGAAACAGCAGGAAAATATTCCACTGAATATTGCCGTTACAGGAGACTCAGGCTCTGGTAAATCCACCTTTGTTAATGCCTTCAGAGGCATTGACAACAGAGATGAGGGAGCTGCTCCCACTGGTTGTGTGGAAACCACCATGGAGGTTACACCGTACCCCCATCCATCCTATCCTAATGTTGTTCTGTGGGATCTCCCTGGGATTGGCACCACCAAGTTCCCAGCTGAAAAATACCTGAAGTATGTTGGATTTGAGAAGTTTGAttttttcatcatcatctcagCTGATCGTTTCACAGAAAATGATGTGAAGCTGGCTTTGGCTATCCAGAAAATGGGGAAGATGCTGTACTTTGTCCGCTCTAAGATTGATAACAATTTACGTGATGAGGAAAGAAGTCAGAGGGACTTCAATCAAGTTGAGACGCTTGACAAAATCAGGAAATATTGCTGTAAAG GTCTTCAAGATAATGGGATGAAATCTGCTAAAGTCTTCCTGATCTCCAATTTTGATGTCGGCCTGTATGATTTCCAACTCTTGGAGGACACCTTGGAGAAGGAACTTCCTAAACACAAGAGGGATGCTCTGCTGTTCGCCATTCCCAATATAAACGAGGGTATCCTCAACAAGAGAAGAGAGGCTTTCCAAGCTAAAATAAAGTATTATGCCTCATTATCTGCATTAATAGCAGTTGCACCAGTCCCTGGCCTTTCTTTTGCGGTTGATACAAGCATTCTGGTTACCGTCATCCTTCAGTATGTGTTGGGCTTCGGTCTTGATAAAAATTCACTGCAGAAACTTGCACGAAGCACAAAGACTCCTTTGGATGATTTAAAAGCAGTCATGAGATCACCTTTTGTATTGAAAGAAATAAACAAAGAGATGATTATTAAAGCATTAACCACGTCTGCATCTGGAATTGCGTTATCTGTAGCGGAGGAAGTGGCAAGATTTATTCCACTATTTGGCATCGCAGCAGCATCAGCACTTTCTTTTAAGACAACTTATTCATTTCTGCATAACTGTCTTGCAGCACTTGCCAAAGATGCTCAAAACGTACTGATGAAGGCGCTGAAAGTAAACCCTTGA
- the LOC130123796 gene encoding interferon-inducible GTPase 5-like isoform X1 translates to MENRLKNEPTQEIAEALQNNDSASAAQKIQEYLKQQENIPLNIAVTGESGSGKSTFVNAFRGIDNRDEGAAPTGCVETTMEFTPYPHPSYSNVVLWDLPGIGTTKFPADKYLKHVRFEKFDFFIILSADRFTENDVKLALAIQKMGKMLYFVRSKIDNNLRDAERSQRDFNQAETLDKIRKYCCKGLRDNGVKSVKVFLISNFDVGLYDFQLLEDTLEKELPEHKRNALLFAIPNINEGILNKRKEAFQAEIKYCASLSALIAAAPIPGFALMVELDILVTIINKYVLGFGLDGKSLQKLARSTKTPLNDLHAVMRSPFVLKEINKEMILKELTMSVSGFTLVLVKEVTRFMTLFGIPAASGISFHQTYSFLDNCLEVFAKDAQNVLMKALKVNP, encoded by the exons ATGGAAAATCGTTTAAAAAATGAACCAACACAAGAAATAGCAGAGGCACTTCAGAACAATGATTCTGCTTCAGCTGCTCAGAAGATCCAAGAGTATTTGAAACAGCAGGAAAATATTCCACTGAATATTGCCGTTACAGGAGAATCAGGCTCTGGTAAATCCACCTTTGTTAATGCCTTCAGAGGCATTGACAACAGGGATGAGGGAGCTGCTCCCACTGGTTGTGTGGAAACCACCATGGAGTTTACACCGTACCCCCATCCATCCTATTCAAATGTTGTTCTGTGGGATCTCCCTGGGATTGGCACCACCAAGTTCCCAGCTGACAAATACCTGAAGCATGTTAGATTTGAGAAGTTTGATTTTTTCATTATCCTCTCAGCTGATCGTTTCACAGAAAATGATGTGAAGCTGGCTTTGGCAATCCAGAAAATGGGGAAGATGCTGTACTTTGTCCGCTCTAAGATTGATAACAATTTACGTGATGCGGAAAGAAGTCAGAGGGACTTCAATCAAGCTGAGACGCTTGACAAAATCAGGAAATATTGCTGTAAAG GTCTCCGAGATAATGGGGTGAAATCTGTTAAAGTCTTCCTGATCTCCAATTTTGATGTCGGCCTGTATGATTTCCAACTCTTGGAGGACACCTTGGAGAAGGAACTTCCTGAACACAAGAGGAATGCTCTGCTGTTTGCCATTCCCAATATAAATGAGGGTATCCTCAACAAGAGAAAAGAGGCTTTCCAAGCTGAAATAAAGTATTGTGCCTCATTATCTGCATTAATAGCGGCTGCACCAATCCCTGGCTTTGCTTTAATGGTTGAGTTAGACATTCTGGTTACCATCATCAATAAGTATGTATTGGGCTTCGGTCTTGATGGCAAATCACTGCAGAAACTTGCACGTAGCACAAAGACTCCTTTAAATGATTTACATGCTGTCATGAGATCCCCTTTTGTATTGAAAGAAATAAACAAAGAAATGATTCTTAAAGAATTAACCATGTCTGTAAGTGGATTCACGTTGGTTTTAGTGAAGGAAGTGACAAGATTTATGACACTATTTGGCATCCCAGCAGCATCAGGAATTTCTTTTCACCAAACTTATTCATTTCTGGATAACTGTCTTGAAGTGTTTGCAAAAGATGCTCAAAACGTACTGATGAAGGCGCTGAAAGTGAACCCTTGA
- the LOC130123796 gene encoding interferon-inducible GTPase 5-like isoform X2: protein MENRLKNEPTQEIAEALQNNDSASAAQKIQEYLKQQENIPLNIAVTGESGSADRFTENDVKLALAIQKMGKMLYFVRSKIDNNLRDAERSQRDFNQAETLDKIRKYCCKGLRDNGVKSVKVFLISNFDVGLYDFQLLEDTLEKELPEHKRNALLFAIPNINEGILNKRKEAFQAEIKYCASLSALIAAAPIPGFALMVELDILVTIINKYVLGFGLDGKSLQKLARSTKTPLNDLHAVMRSPFVLKEINKEMILKELTMSVSGFTLVLVKEVTRFMTLFGIPAASGISFHQTYSFLDNCLEVFAKDAQNVLMKALKVNP, encoded by the exons ATGGAAAATCGTTTAAAAAATGAACCAACACAAGAAATAGCAGAGGCACTTCAGAACAATGATTCTGCTTCAGCTGCTCAGAAGATCCAAGAGTATTTGAAACAGCAGGAAAATATTCCACTGAATATTGCCGTTACAGGAGAATCAGGCTCTG CTGATCGTTTCACAGAAAATGATGTGAAGCTGGCTTTGGCAATCCAGAAAATGGGGAAGATGCTGTACTTTGTCCGCTCTAAGATTGATAACAATTTACGTGATGCGGAAAGAAGTCAGAGGGACTTCAATCAAGCTGAGACGCTTGACAAAATCAGGAAATATTGCTGTAAAG GTCTCCGAGATAATGGGGTGAAATCTGTTAAAGTCTTCCTGATCTCCAATTTTGATGTCGGCCTGTATGATTTCCAACTCTTGGAGGACACCTTGGAGAAGGAACTTCCTGAACACAAGAGGAATGCTCTGCTGTTTGCCATTCCCAATATAAATGAGGGTATCCTCAACAAGAGAAAAGAGGCTTTCCAAGCTGAAATAAAGTATTGTGCCTCATTATCTGCATTAATAGCGGCTGCACCAATCCCTGGCTTTGCTTTAATGGTTGAGTTAGACATTCTGGTTACCATCATCAATAAGTATGTATTGGGCTTCGGTCTTGATGGCAAATCACTGCAGAAACTTGCACGTAGCACAAAGACTCCTTTAAATGATTTACATGCTGTCATGAGATCCCCTTTTGTATTGAAAGAAATAAACAAAGAAATGATTCTTAAAGAATTAACCATGTCTGTAAGTGGATTCACGTTGGTTTTAGTGAAGGAAGTGACAAGATTTATGACACTATTTGGCATCCCAGCAGCATCAGGAATTTCTTTTCACCAAACTTATTCATTTCTGGATAACTGTCTTGAAGTGTTTGCAAAAGATGCTCAAAACGTACTGATGAAGGCGCTGAAAGTGAACCCTTGA